From one Thermatribacter velox genomic stretch:
- a CDS encoding HU family DNA-binding protein: MNVLAEELKKEGVNITKKDTAKVVDAFLKVVENELKSNGKVQLVGFGTFGVKERASRRGRNPQTGKEIVIPAAKVPYFRPGKMLRDAVK, translated from the coding sequence GTGAATGTATTGGCTGAGGAGCTGAAAAAAGAAGGGGTTAACATCACTAAAAAGGATACCGCAAAAGTGGTAGATGCTTTCTTAAAGGTCGTGGAAAATGAGCTGAAGAGCAACGGCAAGGTTCAGTTGGTGGGATTTGGTACTTTTGGCGTTAAGGAGAGAGCAAGCCGCAGAGGGCGTAATCCACAGACCGGCAAAGAGATTGTTATTCCTGCTGCCAAGGTGCCCTATTTCCGTCCAGGCAAAATGCTGAGAGACGCAGTCAAGTAA